A stretch of the Thermus thermophilus genome encodes the following:
- a CDS encoding Glu/Leu/Phe/Val family dehydrogenase, whose amino-acid sequence MPLKAYRPPEDPGLWDTYLEWLERALKVAEAHPTTLEYLAHPKRLVILSLPVVMDDGKVRIFQGYRVVHDIARGPAKGGVRLDPGVTLGQTAGLAAWMTLKAAVYDLPFGGAAGGIAVDPKGLSPGELERLVRRYTAELVGLIGPDSDILGPDLGADQQVMAWIMDTYSMTVGSTVPGVVTGKPHALGGSEGRDDAAGLGALLVLEALAKRRGLDLRGARVVVQGLGQVGAAVALHAERLGMRVVAVATSMGGMYAPEGLDLAQVLSTYEATGSLPRLDLAPEEVFGLEAEVLVLAAREGALDGDRARQVRARAVVEAANFGLTPEAEAYLLGKGVLVVPDLLSGGGGLLASYLEWVQDLNMFFWSPEEVRERFETRVARVVDAVCRRAERDGLDLRMGALALALERLDEATRLRGVYP is encoded by the coding sequence ATGCCGCTAAAAGCCTACCGGCCCCCCGAGGACCCGGGGCTTTGGGACACCTACCTGGAGTGGCTGGAGCGGGCCCTAAAGGTGGCGGAGGCCCACCCCACCACCCTGGAGTACCTGGCCCACCCCAAGCGCTTGGTCATCCTCTCCCTCCCCGTGGTCATGGACGACGGGAAGGTGCGCATCTTCCAGGGCTACCGCGTGGTGCACGACATTGCCCGGGGACCGGCCAAGGGCGGGGTCCGCCTGGACCCGGGGGTCACCCTGGGCCAGACCGCGGGCCTCGCCGCCTGGATGACCTTGAAGGCGGCCGTCTACGATCTGCCTTTCGGCGGGGCGGCGGGGGGGATCGCCGTGGACCCCAAGGGGCTTTCCCCGGGGGAGTTGGAGCGCCTGGTGCGCCGCTACACCGCCGAGCTCGTGGGCCTCATCGGGCCCGATAGCGACATCCTGGGGCCCGACCTCGGGGCGGACCAGCAGGTCATGGCCTGGATCATGGACACCTACTCCATGACCGTGGGCTCCACGGTGCCCGGGGTGGTGACGGGGAAGCCCCACGCCCTGGGGGGGAGCGAGGGACGGGACGACGCCGCGGGGCTTGGGGCGCTCCTCGTGCTGGAGGCCCTGGCCAAGAGGCGGGGCCTGGACCTTCGGGGCGCCCGGGTGGTGGTGCAGGGCCTCGGCCAGGTGGGGGCGGCGGTGGCCCTGCACGCCGAGCGCCTGGGGATGCGGGTGGTGGCCGTGGCCACCTCCATGGGGGGCATGTACGCCCCCGAGGGGCTGGACTTGGCCCAGGTCCTTTCCACCTACGAGGCCACAGGGTCTTTGCCCCGCCTGGACCTGGCCCCGGAGGAGGTCTTCGGCCTCGAGGCCGAGGTCCTCGTCCTGGCGGCCCGGGAAGGGGCCTTGGACGGGGACAGGGCCCGGCAGGTCCGGGCCCGGGCGGTGGTGGAGGCGGCCAACTTCGGCCTCACCCCCGAGGCCGAGGCCTACCTTTTGGGCAAGGGGGTCCTGGTGGTGCCCGACCTCCTCTCCGGCGGGGGCGGACTCCTCGCCAGCTACCTGGAGTGGGTGCAGGACCTCAACATGTTCTTCTGGAGCCCGGAGGAGGTGCGCGAGCGCTTTGAAACCCGTGTGGCCCGGGTGGTGGACGCGGTCTGCCGGCGGGCGGAGCGGGACGGGTTGGACCTGAGGATGGGCGCCTTGGCCCTCGCCTTGGAGCGGTTGGACGAGGCCACCCGGCTTCGGGGCGTGTACCCCTAA
- the pruA gene encoding L-glutamate gamma-semialdehyde dehydrogenase has protein sequence MTVEPFRNEPIETFQTEEARRTMREALRRVREEFGRHYPLYIGGEWVDTKERMVSLNPSAPSEVVGTTAKAGKAEAEAALEAAWKAFKTWKDWPQEDRSRLLLKAAALMRRRKRELEATLVYEVGKNWVEASADVAEAIDFMEYYARAALRYRYPAVEVVPYPGEDNESFYVPLGAGVVIAPWNFPVAIFTGMIMGPVAVGNTVIAKPAEDAVVVGAKVFEIFHEAGFPPGVVNFLPGVGEEVGAYLVEHPRTRFINFTGSLEVGLKIYEAAGRLAPGQTWFKRAYVETGGKDAIIVDETADFDLAAEGVVVSAYGFQGQKCSAASRLILTQGAYEPVLERVLKRAERLSVGPAEENPDLGPVVSAEQERKVLSYIEIGKNEGQLVLGGKRLEGEGYFIAPTVFTEVPPKARIAQEEIFGPVLSVIRVKDFAEALEVANDTPYGLTGGVYSRKREHLEWARREFHVGNLYFNRKITGALVGVQPFGGFKLSGTNAKTGALDYLRLFLEMKAVAERF, from the coding sequence ATGACGGTGGAACCTTTCCGAAACGAACCCATTGAGACCTTCCAGACGGAGGAGGCCCGGCGCACCATGCGCGAGGCCCTGAGGCGGGTGCGGGAGGAGTTCGGCCGCCACTACCCCCTCTACATCGGGGGGGAGTGGGTGGACACGAAGGAGCGCATGGTCTCCCTCAACCCCTCGGCGCCAAGCGAGGTGGTGGGCACCACCGCCAAGGCGGGGAAGGCGGAGGCGGAGGCCGCCCTCGAGGCCGCCTGGAAAGCCTTCAAGACCTGGAAGGACTGGCCCCAGGAGGACCGGAGCCGCCTCCTCCTCAAGGCGGCGGCCCTCATGCGGCGGCGGAAGCGGGAGCTGGAGGCCACCTTGGTCTACGAGGTGGGCAAGAACTGGGTGGAGGCCTCCGCGGACGTGGCCGAGGCCATTGACTTCATGGAGTACTACGCCCGGGCCGCCCTGCGCTACCGCTACCCCGCCGTGGAGGTGGTGCCCTACCCCGGGGAGGACAACGAGAGCTTCTACGTGCCCCTGGGGGCCGGGGTGGTCATCGCCCCCTGGAACTTCCCCGTGGCCATCTTCACCGGGATGATCATGGGCCCCGTGGCCGTGGGGAACACCGTGATCGCCAAGCCCGCCGAGGACGCCGTGGTGGTAGGGGCCAAGGTCTTTGAGATCTTCCACGAGGCGGGCTTCCCCCCCGGGGTGGTCAACTTCCTGCCCGGGGTGGGGGAGGAGGTGGGGGCGTACCTGGTGGAGCACCCCAGGACCCGGTTCATCAACTTCACGGGAAGCCTCGAGGTGGGCCTGAAGATCTACGAGGCCGCCGGGCGCCTGGCCCCGGGCCAGACCTGGTTCAAGCGGGCCTACGTGGAGACCGGGGGCAAGGACGCCATCATCGTGGACGAGACGGCGGACTTTGACCTGGCCGCCGAGGGGGTGGTGGTCTCCGCCTACGGCTTCCAGGGGCAGAAGTGCTCCGCGGCGAGCCGCCTCATCCTCACCCAGGGGGCCTACGAGCCCGTGCTGGAGAGGGTTCTGAAGCGGGCGGAAAGGCTTTCCGTGGGCCCCGCCGAGGAGAACCCCGACCTCGGCCCCGTGGTGAGCGCCGAGCAAGAGAGGAAGGTCCTCTCCTACATTGAGATCGGGAAGAACGAGGGCCAGCTCGTCCTGGGGGGGAAGCGCCTCGAGGGGGAGGGGTACTTCATCGCCCCCACGGTCTTCACGGAGGTGCCCCCCAAGGCCAGGATCGCCCAGGAGGAGATCTTCGGCCCGGTGCTTTCCGTGATCCGGGTCAAGGACTTCGCCGAGGCCCTGGAGGTGGCGAACGACACGCCCTACGGCCTCACGGGCGGGGTCTACTCCAGGAAGCGGGAGCACTTGGAGTGGGCGAGGCGGGAATTCCACGTGGGCAACCTCTACTTCAACCGCAAGATCACCGGGGCCCTGGTGGGGGTCCAGCCCTTCGGCGGCTTCAAGCTCTCCGGCACCAACGCCAAGACCGGGGCCTTGGACTACCTTAGGCTCTTCCTGGAGATGAAGGCGGTGGCCGAGCGCTTCTAG
- a CDS encoding GNAT family N-acetyltransferase — MDWPRFGRVVLKPFAAGLSEEEWKGLYETFRDPEVAEWNGSSPLRSPFWLFKRFVLAEARRKDRVAFVILDEKGEYLGTLELYDLTREEATLGILIGRKDRWGQGYGTEAVRAALDYAFRVLGLRRVKLRTFAHNLRARRAFEKAGFREVGVVPGPKGREDVHMEVRREDLGPEA, encoded by the coding sequence GTGGACTGGCCCCGCTTCGGCCGCGTGGTCCTCAAGCCCTTTGCCGCCGGGCTTTCCGAGGAGGAGTGGAAGGGCCTCTACGAGACCTTCCGCGACCCCGAGGTGGCGGAGTGGAACGGCTCAAGCCCCCTGCGCTCGCCCTTTTGGCTCTTCAAGCGCTTCGTCCTGGCGGAGGCCCGGAGAAAGGACCGCGTGGCCTTCGTCATCCTGGACGAGAAGGGGGAGTACCTGGGGACGCTTGAGCTTTACGACCTCACCCGCGAGGAGGCCACCTTGGGCATCCTCATCGGGCGGAAGGACCGCTGGGGGCAGGGCTACGGTACGGAAGCGGTGCGGGCGGCCTTGGACTACGCCTTCCGCGTCCTGGGCCTGAGGCGGGTGAAGCTCAGGACCTTCGCCCACAACCTGAGGGCGAGGCGGGCCTTTGAGAAGGCGGGCTTCCGCGAGGTGGGCGTGGTCCCAGGCCCCAAGGGGAGAGAGGACGTGCACATGGAGGTGCGCCGTGAGGATCTTGGCCCCGAGGCTTAG
- a CDS encoding Glu/Leu/Phe/Val family dehydrogenase, which produces MKSEPLSYLGKDGGPWEIFTEQVDRVVPYLGRLAPLAESLKRPKRVLIVDVPVRLDDGSVAYFEGYRVHHNTARGPAKGGVRYHPEVTLSEVMALAGWMTIKNAAVGLPYGGGKGGVRVDPRKLSPGELERLTRRYTSEIGILLGPDRDIPAPDVNTGEREMAWMMDTYSMNVGRTVPGVVTGKPIALGGSLGRRDATGRGVFITAAAAAEKIGLQVEGARVAIQGFGNVGNAAARVFHDHGARVVAVQDHTGTVYNEAGIDPYDLLRYVQEFGGVRGYPKAEPLPAADFWGLPVEFLIPAALEKQITEQNAWRIRARIIAEGANGPTTPAADDILQEKGVLVVPDVIANAGGVTVSYFEWVQDFNSYFWTEEEINARLERVLRNAFEAVWQVAQEKRIPLRTAAYVVAATRVLEARALRGLYP; this is translated from the coding sequence ATGAAGAGCGAACCCCTTTCCTACCTGGGCAAGGACGGAGGCCCCTGGGAGATCTTCACGGAGCAGGTGGACCGGGTCGTCCCCTACCTGGGGCGGCTCGCCCCCCTGGCGGAAAGCCTCAAGCGGCCCAAGAGAGTCCTCATCGTGGACGTCCCTGTGCGGCTGGACGACGGGAGCGTGGCCTACTTTGAAGGGTACCGGGTCCACCACAACACCGCCCGGGGGCCCGCCAAGGGCGGGGTGCGCTACCACCCCGAGGTCACCCTCTCCGAGGTCATGGCCCTGGCGGGGTGGATGACCATCAAAAACGCCGCCGTGGGCCTGCCCTACGGGGGCGGAAAGGGCGGGGTGCGGGTGGACCCGAGGAAGCTTTCCCCCGGGGAGCTGGAACGCCTCACCCGCCGCTACACCTCGGAGATCGGGATCCTCCTCGGCCCCGACCGGGACATCCCCGCCCCCGACGTGAACACCGGGGAGCGGGAGATGGCCTGGATGATGGACACCTACTCCATGAACGTAGGCCGCACCGTGCCCGGGGTGGTGACGGGGAAGCCCATTGCCCTGGGCGGCTCCCTGGGCCGGAGGGACGCCACGGGGAGGGGAGTCTTCATCACCGCGGCGGCCGCGGCGGAGAAGATCGGGCTTCAGGTGGAGGGGGCCAGGGTGGCCATCCAGGGCTTCGGCAACGTGGGCAACGCCGCCGCCCGGGTCTTCCACGACCACGGGGCCCGCGTCGTCGCCGTCCAGGACCACACCGGCACCGTCTACAACGAGGCGGGCATTGACCCTTACGACCTCCTCCGTTACGTGCAAGAGTTCGGGGGGGTGAGGGGGTACCCCAAGGCGGAGCCCCTGCCGGCGGCGGACTTCTGGGGCCTGCCCGTGGAGTTCCTCATCCCCGCGGCCTTGGAGAAGCAGATCACCGAGCAGAACGCCTGGCGCATCCGGGCCCGGATCATCGCCGAGGGGGCGAACGGCCCCACCACCCCGGCCGCCGACGACATCCTCCAGGAGAAGGGGGTCCTGGTGGTCCCCGACGTCATCGCCAACGCCGGGGGGGTGACGGTGAGCTACTTTGAGTGGGTCCAGGACTTCAACTCCTACTTCTGGACGGAGGAGGAGATCAACGCCCGCCTGGAGCGGGTGCTCCGCAACGCCTTTGAGGCGGTGTGGCAGGTGGCCCAGGAGAAGAGGATCCCCTTGCGCACCGCCGCCTACGTGGTGGCGGCCACCCGGGTCCTCGAGGCCCGGGCCCTCCGGGGCCTCTACCCGTAG
- a CDS encoding tetratricopeptide repeat protein, protein MPDELRLFLKERFGVQGPLSPGRFEAELARWVGSPAKRAPLLKAWRAYLAQGGREAVRSFYREVLKVPKGEALVYGMHLPHLEFYAKELPSRVEGRVLEVGAFTGALVGFLQRKRPDLAWHALEGVEEAVEVGKKRVPEVVWHLGWAEEAELPPFDTLLLLSVFPEGLVDQGLESRLAPEAFWKRFAFFERLPLFARLLRPGGLLVYGHGPFLGKSPEGVEEGLRRLGFDRVERVGEGEYFLVLARKPEALAAVRLEEREAPPPEEAEEVAVALEEARALLEAGRYAEALALLPEEAEGEAAYLRGRALFALSRHAEAEEALRRALSEEAEDLRALALVELGEYERARGRLEALAVRGGRYRLALGRVYLAQGRYADALRQFVESGLPEADLYTRETLERITERMRRFAREGEWAEVSRRAEFVEDLSPGLLTREMLRLGLRAALIQGLFARAERYARRLADLDEAEGFLGLALAALRVKSPLELRGGEDLKAVEPYLTEALSRAEIPEALLLLGVLREREGRFWEALHLLERAAFRGEGEVKGMAYHHLAQVKRALRRPLKEVLGDHKRAHALRAYPAPYLFRLAQEALEGGEEVLARELLSRARDAGLEAVAEEDLTGLVHLLERLEGPWAAFSVLYQALSRTPQPPLELLALAYRLSRAFRESPEAETARGQYLAALYAAGRAEEVGRLLEEELKAHPQALEVLFDLAEHHEAQGDWRRAAEFWQKALEMALYREKDLALAREILRNLLFLRPHDESLALYLEELKAVGEGLKALGEEAPHLPEAPRDLLEEDLPRFHGEHLVVVGGHTQLRSRLVPFLEGRGLRVDWYDADTVGVGKEALRRILNRLEKAHGLMIVSSYVGHDLSEPVRLEAERLGVPVHVIPGRARGTTGFLRALKQFAPEVLKRALKGVE, encoded by the coding sequence ATGCCCGATGAGTTGAGGCTTTTCCTGAAGGAGCGTTTCGGCGTCCAGGGGCCTCTGTCCCCGGGGCGCTTTGAGGCGGAGCTCGCCAGGTGGGTGGGAAGCCCCGCCAAGCGGGCCCCCCTCCTCAAGGCCTGGCGGGCCTATTTGGCCCAAGGGGGGCGGGAGGCGGTGCGAAGTTTCTACCGGGAGGTCCTCAAGGTCCCCAAGGGGGAGGCCCTGGTCTACGGGATGCACCTCCCCCACCTGGAGTTCTACGCCAAGGAGCTTCCTTCCCGGGTGGAGGGGCGGGTCCTCGAGGTGGGGGCCTTCACCGGGGCTTTGGTGGGCTTCCTGCAAAGGAAGCGGCCCGACCTGGCGTGGCACGCCCTGGAGGGGGTGGAGGAGGCGGTGGAGGTGGGGAAAAAGAGGGTGCCCGAGGTGGTCTGGCACCTGGGCTGGGCGGAGGAGGCCGAGCTTCCCCCCTTTGACACCCTGCTCCTCCTCTCCGTCTTCCCCGAGGGGCTCGTGGACCAGGGCCTGGAGAGCCGCTTGGCGCCCGAGGCCTTCTGGAAGCGCTTCGCCTTCTTTGAGCGCCTCCCCCTCTTCGCCCGCCTCCTCCGCCCCGGGGGGCTTCTCGTCTACGGCCACGGGCCCTTTTTGGGCAAAAGCCCCGAGGGGGTGGAGGAGGGCCTTAGGCGCCTGGGGTTTGACCGGGTGGAGCGGGTGGGGGAGGGGGAGTACTTCCTCGTCCTTGCCCGCAAGCCCGAGGCCCTGGCGGCGGTGCGGCTGGAGGAGAGGGAGGCCCCGCCCCCAGAGGAGGCGGAGGAGGTGGCCGTGGCCTTGGAGGAGGCCCGGGCCCTCCTGGAGGCGGGCCGCTACGCCGAGGCCCTCGCGCTTCTGCCGGAGGAGGCGGAAGGGGAAGCGGCCTACCTCCGGGGCCGGGCCCTCTTCGCCCTCTCCCGCCACGCCGAGGCGGAGGAGGCCCTGAGGCGGGCCCTTTCCGAGGAGGCCGAGGACCTCAGGGCCTTGGCCTTGGTGGAGCTCGGGGAGTACGAGCGGGCGAGGGGGCGCCTCGAGGCCCTGGCGGTGCGGGGCGGGCGGTACCGCCTGGCCCTGGGCCGGGTCTACCTCGCCCAGGGGCGGTACGCCGACGCCCTGCGGCAGTTCGTGGAGTCGGGCCTTCCCGAGGCCGACCTCTACACCCGGGAGACCCTGGAGCGCATCACCGAGAGGATGCGCCGCTTCGCCCGGGAGGGGGAGTGGGCGGAGGTGAGCCGCCGGGCGGAGTTCGTGGAGGACCTTTCCCCGGGGCTTCTCACCCGGGAGATGCTCCGCCTGGGCCTCAGGGCCGCCCTGATCCAGGGGCTTTTCGCCCGGGCGGAGCGGTACGCCCGGAGGCTTGCCGACCTGGACGAGGCCGAGGGGTTCTTGGGGCTCGCCCTCGCCGCCTTGCGGGTGAAAAGCCCCCTGGAGCTCCGCGGGGGGGAGGACCTGAAGGCGGTGGAGCCCTACCTCACCGAGGCCCTGAGCCGGGCGGAGATCCCCGAGGCCCTCCTCCTCCTCGGGGTCCTGAGGGAGAGGGAAGGGCGGTTCTGGGAGGCCCTCCACCTCCTGGAGCGGGCCGCCTTCCGGGGGGAGGGGGAGGTGAAGGGGATGGCCTACCACCACCTGGCCCAGGTGAAGCGGGCCTTGCGGCGGCCCCTCAAGGAGGTCCTCGGGGACCACAAGCGGGCCCACGCCCTAAGGGCCTACCCCGCCCCCTACCTCTTCCGCCTGGCCCAGGAGGCCTTGGAGGGGGGGGAGGAGGTGCTGGCCCGGGAGCTCCTCTCCCGGGCGCGGGACGCGGGGCTGGAGGCGGTGGCCGAGGAGGACCTCACGGGCCTCGTCCACCTCCTGGAGCGGCTGGAGGGGCCGTGGGCCGCCTTCAGCGTCCTCTACCAGGCCCTAAGCCGCACGCCCCAGCCCCCCCTGGAGCTCCTCGCTTTGGCCTACCGGCTCTCCCGGGCCTTCCGGGAAAGCCCCGAGGCCGAGACGGCGCGGGGCCAGTACCTGGCCGCCCTTTACGCCGCGGGGCGCGCCGAGGAGGTGGGCCGCCTCCTGGAGGAGGAGCTCAAGGCCCATCCCCAGGCCCTGGAGGTCCTTTTTGACCTGGCGGAGCATCACGAGGCCCAGGGGGACTGGCGCCGGGCGGCGGAGTTCTGGCAGAAGGCCCTGGAGATGGCCCTCTACCGGGAGAAGGACCTGGCCTTGGCCCGGGAGATCCTGAGGAACCTCCTCTTCCTCCGGCCCCACGACGAGAGCCTCGCCCTCTACCTGGAGGAGCTCAAGGCCGTGGGGGAGGGCCTTAAGGCTTTGGGGGAGGAGGCGCCCCACCTGCCCGAGGCGCCCCGGGACCTTCTGGAGGAGGACCTGCCCCGCTTCCACGGGGAGCACCTTGTGGTGGTGGGGGGGCACACCCAGCTCAGGAGCCGCCTCGTGCCCTTCCTGGAGGGGCGGGGCCTTAGGGTGGACTGGTACGACGCGGACACCGTGGGGGTGGGGAAGGAGGCCCTAAGGCGCATCCTAAACCGCCTGGAGAAGGCCCACGGCCTCATGATCGTCTCCAGCTACGTGGGCCACGACCTCTCCGAGCCCGTGCGCCTCGAGGCGGAGCGGCTTGGGGTGCCCGTCCACGTCATCCCCGGCCGGGCCCGGGGGACCACGGGGTTCCTCCGGGCCCTGAAGCAGTTCGCCCCGGAGGTCCTCAAACGGGCCCTGAAGGGGGTAGAGTAG
- a CDS encoding menaquinone biosynthesis family protein, protein MEALRLGFSPCPNDTFIFYALVHGRVESPVPLEPVLEDVETLNRWALEGRLPLTKLSYAAYAQVRDRYVALRSGGALGRGVGPLVVARGPLPGLEGLRVAVPGRHTTAYFLLSLYAQGFVPVEVRYDRILPMVARGEVEAGLIIHESRFTYPRYGLVQVVDLGAWWEERTGLPLPLGAILARRDLGEGLIRALDEAVRRSVAYALAHPEEALDYMRAHAQELSDEVIWAHVHTYVNAFSLDVGEEGERAVARLFAEAEARGLAAPSPRPLFV, encoded by the coding sequence ATGGAGGCGCTCAGGCTCGGCTTCTCCCCCTGCCCCAACGACACCTTCATCTTCTACGCCCTGGTCCACGGCCGGGTGGAAAGCCCCGTTCCCCTGGAGCCCGTCCTGGAGGACGTGGAGACCCTGAACCGCTGGGCCCTGGAGGGAAGGCTTCCCCTCACCAAGCTCTCCTACGCCGCCTACGCTCAGGTGCGGGACCGGTACGTGGCCCTAAGGAGCGGGGGGGCCTTGGGCCGGGGCGTGGGGCCCCTTGTGGTGGCCCGAGGCCCCCTCCCGGGCCTGGAGGGCCTGAGGGTGGCGGTCCCGGGGCGGCACACCACCGCCTACTTTCTCCTCTCCCTCTACGCCCAGGGCTTCGTTCCCGTGGAGGTGCGCTACGACCGCATCCTCCCCATGGTGGCCCGGGGAGAGGTGGAGGCGGGGCTCATCATCCACGAGAGCCGCTTCACCTACCCCCGCTACGGCCTCGTCCAGGTGGTGGACCTGGGGGCCTGGTGGGAGGAGCGGACGGGCCTGCCCCTGCCCTTGGGGGCCATCCTCGCCCGGCGCGACCTGGGGGAGGGGCTTATCCGGGCTTTGGACGAGGCGGTGCGGCGAAGCGTGGCCTACGCCCTCGCCCACCCCGAGGAGGCCCTGGACTACATGCGGGCCCACGCCCAGGAGCTTTCCGATGAGGTGATCTGGGCCCACGTCCACACCTACGTCAACGCCTTTAGCCTGGACGTGGGGGAGGAGGGGGAGCGGGCCGTGGCCCGCCTCTTCGCCGAGGCCGAGGCCCGGGGGCTCGCCGCCCCCAGCCCCCGGCCCCTTTTCGTGTAA
- a CDS encoding 1,9-bis(guanidino)-5-aza-nonane synthase has translation MQKKDLLSTPVVPIDVKAFDAGPILEAMGKTAFQARNLHRAAEIYLEMLQDDCAVILTLAGSLVSAGQGLIVHDLIRKGLVDVIVATGANIVDQDFFEALGHRHYQGDPRADDETLRRLWIDRIYDTYIDEEELRRTDYTIAEIADGLEPRPYSSREFIWHMGRYLAERGLGEKSIVRAAYEEGVPIFVPAFSDSSAGFGLVYHQVKNPKAHVTIDSVADFRELTEIKLEAGTTGLVMLGGGVPKNFAQDIVVAAEVLGHRVEMHKYAIQITVADERDGGLSGSTLSEAQSWGKVDARRSQMVFAEATLAFPLLASYVWHRAPARAKRRYAERFREKAPA, from the coding sequence GTGCAGAAGAAGGACCTCCTCTCTACGCCCGTGGTCCCCATAGACGTCAAGGCCTTTGACGCCGGGCCCATCCTCGAGGCCATGGGCAAAACGGCCTTCCAGGCCAGGAACCTCCACCGGGCGGCGGAGATCTACCTGGAGATGCTCCAGGACGATTGCGCCGTCATCCTCACCCTGGCGGGGAGCCTGGTCTCCGCGGGCCAGGGCCTCATCGTCCACGACCTCATCCGGAAGGGCCTGGTGGACGTCATCGTGGCCACAGGGGCCAACATCGTGGACCAGGACTTCTTTGAGGCCCTGGGCCACCGCCACTACCAGGGGGACCCGAGGGCGGACGACGAGACCCTGAGGCGCCTCTGGATTGACCGCATCTACGACACCTACATTGACGAGGAGGAGCTAAGGCGCACGGACTACACCATCGCCGAGATCGCCGACGGCCTAGAGCCCCGCCCCTACTCCAGCCGGGAGTTCATCTGGCACATGGGCCGCTACCTGGCGGAACGGGGCCTGGGGGAGAAGAGCATCGTGCGGGCCGCTTACGAGGAGGGGGTGCCCATCTTCGTCCCCGCCTTCTCCGACTCCTCCGCGGGCTTCGGCCTCGTCTACCACCAGGTGAAAAACCCGAAGGCCCACGTGACCATAGACTCCGTGGCCGACTTCCGCGAGCTCACCGAGATCAAGCTGGAGGCGGGCACCACGGGGCTCGTGATGCTCGGGGGCGGGGTGCCCAAGAACTTCGCCCAGGACATCGTGGTGGCCGCCGAGGTCCTGGGCCACCGGGTGGAGATGCACAAGTACGCCATCCAGATCACCGTGGCCGACGAAAGGGACGGGGGGCTTTCCGGCTCCACCCTCTCCGAGGCGCAAAGCTGGGGCAAGGTGGACGCGCGCCGCTCCCAGATGGTCTTCGCCGAGGCGACCCTCGCCTTCCCCCTCCTCGCTTCCTACGTCTGGCACCGGGCCCCCGCGCGGGCCAAGCGCCGCTACGCCGAACGCTTCCGGGAGAAGGCGCCCGCCTGA
- a CDS encoding 2-hydroxyacid dehydrogenase, whose product MRILAPRLREEVWAALPEEVEVRFLDAPWPKACDLFIPPYGQEEVVRRVLEEVEVKVVQTLSAGVDWILPLVPEGVVLCDGSGIHDAPVAEWVVLALLALLKDLPGFLEAQRERRWAPRRLSDLEGKRVLLLGYGSIGKAVAERLRPFGVELFPVARHPRPGVYTREDLPGLLPRADAVVLLLPLTPETRGIVDRDFLARMKEGALLVNAGRGGLVDTEALLEALEAGRVRAFLDVTDPEPLPQDHPLWRARGVVVTPHVAGLSEGFSRRVARFLAEQVGRYLRGEPLLNVVREGY is encoded by the coding sequence GTGAGGATCTTGGCCCCGAGGCTTAGGGAGGAGGTGTGGGCCGCCTTGCCCGAGGAGGTGGAGGTGCGCTTTCTGGACGCGCCCTGGCCCAAGGCCTGCGACCTCTTCATCCCCCCTTACGGGCAAGAGGAGGTGGTGCGGCGGGTCCTGGAGGAGGTGGAGGTCAAGGTGGTCCAGACCCTCTCCGCCGGGGTGGACTGGATCCTGCCCCTCGTCCCCGAGGGGGTGGTGCTCTGCGACGGCTCCGGGATCCACGACGCCCCCGTGGCCGAGTGGGTGGTCCTGGCCCTCCTCGCCCTCCTCAAGGACCTCCCGGGCTTCCTCGAGGCCCAGAGGGAAAGGCGCTGGGCCCCGAGGAGGCTTTCCGACCTGGAGGGGAAGAGGGTCCTCCTCTTGGGCTACGGGTCCATCGGGAAGGCGGTGGCGGAAAGGCTTAGGCCTTTTGGGGTGGAGCTTTTCCCCGTGGCCCGCCACCCCCGCCCCGGGGTCTACACCCGGGAGGACCTGCCCGGCCTCCTGCCCCGGGCGGACGCCGTGGTCCTCCTCCTCCCCCTCACCCCCGAGACCCGGGGCATCGTGGACCGGGACTTCCTCGCCCGGATGAAGGAGGGGGCCCTCCTGGTGAACGCGGGGAGGGGAGGGCTCGTGGACACGGAGGCCCTCCTCGAGGCCCTGGAGGCGGGGCGGGTCCGGGCCTTCTTGGACGTCACCGACCCCGAGCCCCTTCCCCAGGACCACCCCCTCTGGCGGGCTAGGGGGGTGGTCGTCACCCCCCACGTGGCCGGGCTTTCCGAGGGGTTTTCCCGGAGGGTGGCCCGCTTCCTCGCCGAGCAGGTGGGGCGGTACCTCCGGGGGGAGCCCCTTCTGAACGTGGTGCGGGAGGGGTATTAA
- a CDS encoding putative toxin-antitoxin system toxin component, PIN family, whose protein sequence is MRVVLDTNVLVAALLTQGAAAQVVDLWLAGRYTLLTAEVQLRELRRVLRNKFPELPRAKVGRLVNLLRRQAEVVARPRPPGLSPDPDDDLLLGLALVGRADCLVTGDKSHLLSLKVKGLRILSVRSFLREVS, encoded by the coding sequence GTGAGGGTCGTCCTGGACACCAACGTCTTGGTGGCGGCCCTGTTGACCCAGGGGGCGGCCGCCCAGGTGGTGGACCTGTGGTTGGCGGGCAGGTATACCCTCCTCACCGCCGAGGTCCAGTTGCGGGAGCTTCGGCGGGTGCTGCGGAACAAGTTTCCCGAGCTGCCCCGCGCCAAGGTGGGTAGGCTCGTCAACCTGTTGCGCCGTCAGGCGGAGGTGGTGGCCCGCCCCCGTCCCCCCGGCCTTTCCCCGGACCCCGACGACGACCTCCTCCTGGGCCTCGCCCTGGTGGGAAGGGCAGACTGCTTGGTGACCGGGGACAAGAGCCACCTGCTTTCCCTTAAGGTGAAGGGGTTGCGCATCCTTTCGGTCCGTTCCTTTTTGCGGGAGGTGAGCTGA